One stretch of Glycine soja cultivar W05 chromosome 7, ASM419377v2, whole genome shotgun sequence DNA includes these proteins:
- the LOC114420712 gene encoding uncharacterized protein LOC114420712, which yields MSLYVDDLIYTGNDESMCNDFRSSMMLEFHMMDLGRMRYFLGIEILKNNHGIFMCQRKYAHDVLTQFGMQDCNAIKNPIVPGTKLSRNDTGTKVDATQFIQVVGSLMYLTATRLNLMYGVSLISRFMANPTKTHWFAAKRILRYLKGTTELGIYYKKEESTNVVAYTDNDFAGDIDDRKSTSGFVFFLGNEAVPWSFKKQLAVSLSTTEAEYIAAASCACQCIWIKRIMETLGFNSCDHMLVLCDNNSTIQLSKNPVFHGRSKHIDVHFHFFKRSCEEWEH from the coding sequence ATGAGTCtatatgttgatgatctaaTATACACTGGAAATGATGAAAGCATGTGCAATGATTTTAGATCATCTATGATGCTGGAATTTCATATGATGGATCTAGGGCGGATGAGATATTTTCTTGGTATAGAAATCTTGAAGAATAATCATGGAATCTTTATGTGTCAAAGAAAGTATGCCCATGATGTTCTGACTCAGTTTGGTATGCAAGATTGCAATGCAATAAAAAATCCAATTGTGCCAGGAACAAAGCTATCAAGAAATGATACAGGAACTAAGGTGGATGCCACACAATTCATACAAGTAGTTGGAAGCTTAATGTATTTGACTGCAACTAGGCTGAATTTAATGTATGGAGTCAGCCTGATTAGCAGATTTATGGCCAATCCTACAAAGACACATTGGTTTGCAGCCAAACGGATACTAAGATACTTGAAAGGAACAACAGAGCTTGGTATATACTACAAGAAAGAGGAGAGCACTAATGTAGTAGCATATACAGACAATGACTTTGCTGGAGACATTGATGATAGGAAGAGTACCTCAGGTTTTGTGTTTTTCTTAGGGAATGAAGCAGTACCATGGTCATTTAAAAAGCAACTAGCAGTATCACTATCTACAACGGAAGCTGAATACATAGCTGCTGCCTCTTGCGCATGTCAATGCATTTGGATTAAGAGAATTATGGAGACTCTCGGTTTTAATAGTTGTGATCATATGCTAGTTTTGTGTGACAACAACTCTACAATCCAATTGTCAAAAAATCCAGTTTTCCATGGAAGAAGTAAACATATAGATGTGCACTTTCATTTTTTCAAGAGATCTTGTGAAGAATGGGAGCATTGA
- the LOC114420713 gene encoding uncharacterized protein LOC114420713 translates to MADYERGDDLSDNAMMVTKDDPVTYEEAVKSKTWRDAMKKEMVAIEKNKTWELTNLPTGMKPIGVKWIYKTKLKENGEIDKFKARLVAKGYAQQYGVDYTEVFAPVAKMDTIRILVSISAQHGWSIYQLDVKSVFLHGELKEEVYV, encoded by the coding sequence ATGGCTGACTATGAGAGAGGAGATGATCTATCAGATAATGCTATGATGGTGACAAAAGATGATCCTGTGACTTATGAAGAAGCTGTCAAGAGTAAGACATGGAGGGATGCAATGAAAAAGGAGATGGTAGCCATAGAGAAGAACAAAACTTGGGAACTAACGAATTTGCCAACAGGTATGAAACCAATTGGAGTCAAATGGATATACAAAACCAAACtcaaagaaaatggagaaaTTGATAAGTTCAAAGCAAGATTAGTTGCTAAAGGGTATGCACAACAGTATGGAGTGGACTACACTGAGGTATTTGCACCCGTTGCTAAAATGGACACAATACGCATTCTTGTATCCATATCTGCTCAACACGGCTGGAGTATTTATCAACTGGATGTGAAGAGTGTGTTTCTTCATGGAGAACTCAAGGAAGAGGTATATGTATGA
- the LOC114419813 gene encoding LOB domain-containing protein 4-like, which yields MKDGGRKQGAPSPCAACKLLRRRCAQDCVFAPYFPADEPQKFANVHKVFGASNVNKMLQDLAEHQRGDAVSSMVYEANARVRDPVYGCVGAISSLQQQIDVLQTQLAVAQAEAVHLRVRQTASLYSPTSPTNSGSPSQAKPIFDMDMVVDQNSYGDSMW from the exons ATGAAAGATGGTGGTAGAAAGCAGGGTGCACCCTCACCCTGTGCTGCATGCAAGCTCCTTAGGAGAAGGTGTGCTCAGGACTGTGTTTTTGCTCCTTATTTTCCTGCTGATGAGCCTCAGAAGTTTGCAAATGTGCACAAAGTCTTTGGTGCCAGCAATGTCAACAAGATGCTTCAG GACTTAGCAGAGCATCAGCGAGGAGATGCAGTGAGCAGCATGGTGTATGAAGCAAATGCAAGAGTGAGGGACCCTGTGTATGGCTGCGTAGGGGCCATCTCATCTCTTCAGCAACAGATTGATGTGTTGCAGACCCAATTGGCCGTGGCACAGGCTGAAGCTGTGCACCTCAGGGTGCGCCAAACTGCATCACTCTACAGCCCCACTAGCCCAACCAACAGTGGCTCTCCATCACAAGCCAAGCCTATTTTTGACATGGACATGGTGGTGGACCAGAACAGCTATGGTGATTCAATGTGGTGA
- the LOC114419814 gene encoding cyclin-T1-3-like isoform X1: MAGLMPGELSHHGTSDGNSGKSSIEKQEESLGRWYMSRKEIEEHSPSRKDGIDLKKETYLRKSYCTFLQDLGMRLKVPQVTIATAIIFCHRFFLRQSHAKNDRRTIATVCMFLAGKVEETPRPLKDVILVSYEIIHKKDPAAAQRIKQKEVYEQQKELILLGERVVLATLGFDLNVQHPYKPLVEAIKKFNVAKNALAQVAWNFVNDGLRTSLCLQFKPHHIAAGAIFLAAKFLKVKLPSDGEKVWWQEFDVTPRQLEEVSNQMLELYEQNRLPPAQGSEVEGSAGGTRAASKAPTANEDQASKQISSQAPQHSSAERTVVPQRGTENQSNDGSAEMGSDITDHNLDIRESQNSEQLTQQDNKREVSNRSKSGTERDQDRMVGTKEGAEVGRRDESALNNPGSNVVRNLERREGPLGHSPNEAIKIDKDKLKALAALGKKRKEQRGEMALKKDVMDEDDLIERELEDGIELAVEDEKNKRERRQNWSKPDGENHHGENHEETRDGRHLSMKGQFQKDMDEDNAEEGEMIDDASSSLNNRKRRMGSPPGRQPEMKKRLDSSYHNDLAE, translated from the exons ATGGCAGGACTTATGCCTGGAGAGTTGTCACATCATGGAACATCTGATGGCAACTCTGGTAAAAGTTCTATAGAGAAGCAAGAGGAATCATTAGGTCGCTGGTATATGTCTAGAAAAGAAATAGAGGAACATTCCCCATCAAGAAAAGATGGAATTGACTTGAAGAAAGAGACGTATCTGCGCAAGTCATACTGCACATTCTTGCAGGATTTAGGCATGAGACTTAAAGT GCCTCAGGTAACTATAGCAACGGCCATAATCTTTTGTCATCGGTTCTTTCTTCGACAATCTCATGCAAAGAATGACCGAAGG ACCATTGCAACGGTCTGTATGTTCCTTGCTGGGAAGGTTGAAGAGACTCCTCGTCCACTAAAGGATGTTATTCTTGTTTCTTATGAGATCATTCACAAGAAGGATCCTGCAGCTGCACAGAGGATAAAACAGAAG GAAGTGTATGAGCAgcaaaaagaattaattttacttGGAGAGAGGGTTGTGCTTGCCACTTTAGGTTTTGATCTGAATGTTCAACATCCGTATAAACCTCTTGTGGAAGCCATAAAGAAGTTTAATGTTGCGAAGAATGCCCTTGCACAAGTTGCGTGGAACTTTGTTAATGATGG GCTGAGGACATCGCTCTGCCTGCAATTTAAGCCACATCATATTGCGGCAGGTGCCATTTTCCTTGCTGCCAAGTTCTTGAAAGTGAAGCTTCCATCAGATGGTGAGAAGGTTTGGTGGCAAGAATTTGATGTCACCCCACGTCAATTAGAGG AAGTTAGCAATCAAATGTTGGAACTCTACGAGCAGAATAGACTTCCACCAGCACAGGGAAGTGAAGTAGAAGGAAGTGCTGGAGGAACAAGAGCTGCTTCAAAGGCTCCTACTGCGAATGAGGACCAGGCCTCAAAGCAAATATCATCTCAAGCCCCCCAGCACTCGTCTGCAGAGAGAACTGTGGTACCACAAAGAGGAACTGAGAACCAAAGCAATGATGGGAGTGCAGAAATGGGGAGTGACATTACTGATCACAACTTGGACATTAGGGAGTCTCAGAATTCAGAACAGTTGACTCAGCAAGATAACAAGAGAGAAGTGTCAAATAGATCTAAATCTGGCACTGAACGAGACCAAGACAGAATGGTTGGGACTAAGGAGGGTGCAGAAGTAGGAAGGAGAGATGAATCAGCATTAAACAATCCTGGCAGCAATGTTGTCCGAAATCTGGAGCGTCGGGAAGGCCCACTAGGTCATTCACCCAATGAAGCAATCAAGATTGACAAGGACAAGTTAAAGGCACTGGCAGCATtgggaaagaagagaaaggaacaACGAGGGGAAATGGCATTAAAGAAAGATGTAATGGATGAGGATGATCTCATTGAGAGGGAGCTGGAAGATGGAATTGAATTAGCAGTCGAGGACGAGAAAAATAAGCGTGAGAGAAGGCAGAACTGGTCTAAGCCTGATGGTGAAAATCACCATGGAGAGAACCATGAGGAAACTAGAGATGGGCGACACTTGAGCATGAAGGGGCAGTTTCAGAAAGACATGGATGAAGACAATGCAGAAGAAGGGGAGATGATAGATGATGCTTCGTCCTCGTTGAACAATCGCAAGAGAAGGATGGGGAGCCCTCCAGGTAGGCAACCAGAGATGAAAAAGCGTCTTGATTCAAGTTATCATAATGATCTTGCCGAATAA
- the LOC114419814 gene encoding cyclin-T1-5-like isoform X2, with protein MFLAGKVEETPRPLKDVILVSYEIIHKKDPAAAQRIKQKEVYEQQKELILLGERVVLATLGFDLNVQHPYKPLVEAIKKFNVAKNALAQVAWNFVNDGLRTSLCLQFKPHHIAAGAIFLAAKFLKVKLPSDGEKVWWQEFDVTPRQLEEVSNQMLELYEQNRLPPAQGSEVEGSAGGTRAASKAPTANEDQASKQISSQAPQHSSAERTVVPQRGTENQSNDGSAEMGSDITDHNLDIRESQNSEQLTQQDNKREVSNRSKSGTERDQDRMVGTKEGAEVGRRDESALNNPGSNVVRNLERREGPLGHSPNEAIKIDKDKLKALAALGKKRKEQRGEMALKKDVMDEDDLIERELEDGIELAVEDEKNKRERRQNWSKPDGENHHGENHEETRDGRHLSMKGQFQKDMDEDNAEEGEMIDDASSSLNNRKRRMGSPPGRQPEMKKRLDSSYHNDLAE; from the exons ATGTTCCTTGCTGGGAAGGTTGAAGAGACTCCTCGTCCACTAAAGGATGTTATTCTTGTTTCTTATGAGATCATTCACAAGAAGGATCCTGCAGCTGCACAGAGGATAAAACAGAAG GAAGTGTATGAGCAgcaaaaagaattaattttacttGGAGAGAGGGTTGTGCTTGCCACTTTAGGTTTTGATCTGAATGTTCAACATCCGTATAAACCTCTTGTGGAAGCCATAAAGAAGTTTAATGTTGCGAAGAATGCCCTTGCACAAGTTGCGTGGAACTTTGTTAATGATGG GCTGAGGACATCGCTCTGCCTGCAATTTAAGCCACATCATATTGCGGCAGGTGCCATTTTCCTTGCTGCCAAGTTCTTGAAAGTGAAGCTTCCATCAGATGGTGAGAAGGTTTGGTGGCAAGAATTTGATGTCACCCCACGTCAATTAGAGG AAGTTAGCAATCAAATGTTGGAACTCTACGAGCAGAATAGACTTCCACCAGCACAGGGAAGTGAAGTAGAAGGAAGTGCTGGAGGAACAAGAGCTGCTTCAAAGGCTCCTACTGCGAATGAGGACCAGGCCTCAAAGCAAATATCATCTCAAGCCCCCCAGCACTCGTCTGCAGAGAGAACTGTGGTACCACAAAGAGGAACTGAGAACCAAAGCAATGATGGGAGTGCAGAAATGGGGAGTGACATTACTGATCACAACTTGGACATTAGGGAGTCTCAGAATTCAGAACAGTTGACTCAGCAAGATAACAAGAGAGAAGTGTCAAATAGATCTAAATCTGGCACTGAACGAGACCAAGACAGAATGGTTGGGACTAAGGAGGGTGCAGAAGTAGGAAGGAGAGATGAATCAGCATTAAACAATCCTGGCAGCAATGTTGTCCGAAATCTGGAGCGTCGGGAAGGCCCACTAGGTCATTCACCCAATGAAGCAATCAAGATTGACAAGGACAAGTTAAAGGCACTGGCAGCATtgggaaagaagagaaaggaacaACGAGGGGAAATGGCATTAAAGAAAGATGTAATGGATGAGGATGATCTCATTGAGAGGGAGCTGGAAGATGGAATTGAATTAGCAGTCGAGGACGAGAAAAATAAGCGTGAGAGAAGGCAGAACTGGTCTAAGCCTGATGGTGAAAATCACCATGGAGAGAACCATGAGGAAACTAGAGATGGGCGACACTTGAGCATGAAGGGGCAGTTTCAGAAAGACATGGATGAAGACAATGCAGAAGAAGGGGAGATGATAGATGATGCTTCGTCCTCGTTGAACAATCGCAAGAGAAGGATGGGGAGCCCTCCAGGTAGGCAACCAGAGATGAAAAAGCGTCTTGATTCAAGTTATCATAATGATCTTGCCGAATAA